Proteins from a genomic interval of Musa acuminata AAA Group cultivar baxijiao chromosome BXJ1-9, Cavendish_Baxijiao_AAA, whole genome shotgun sequence:
- the LOC135592961 gene encoding protein RGF1 INDUCIBLE TRANSCRIPTION FACTOR 1-like isoform X2: protein MVQSGDEDAGGPSWLKPLLRTVFFVPCKIHVDSSKSECNMYCLDCMEESLCSYCLSLHKDHRVVQIRRSSYHNVIRVSEVAKFIDISCVQTYVINSAKIVFLNGRPQPRPGKGVTNTCEICCRSLLDSFRFCSLGCKLGGMETDPALTFNLRPKPGRDSLYGLESDTSSSPRKLRKTSSAFSRRIEVPISHLEDDATATSRSISPGTPPIVSYRTSKRKGTPHRAPF from the exons ATGGTCCAGTCGGGGGACGAGGATGCTGGTGGCCCGTCATGGCTGAAGCCGCTCCTGAGAACGGTCTTCTTCGTTCCCTGTAAGATCCATGTAGACTCCAGCAAGAGCGAGTGCAACATGTACTGTTTGGATTGCATGGAAGAATCACTCTGCTCCTATTGCCTGTCCCTTCACAAGGATCACCGTGTCGTTCAG ATTAGGAGATCATCGTATCACAACGTGATCAGGGTGTCGGAGGTTGCCAAGTTTATAGACATCTCCTGCGTTCAAACCTACGTTATAAACAGCGCCAAGATCGTCTTCCTCAACGGGAGGCCGCAGCCGAGGCCCGGAAAAGGCGTGACCAACACATGTGAGATTTGCTGCCGAAGCCTCCTGGATTCCTTCCGGTTCTGCTCCCTGGGATGCAAG CTCGGAGGCATGGAGACGGACCCGGCGCTCACCTTCAATCTCCGCCCGAAACCAGGCCGTGATTCGCTCTATGGTTTGGAGTCGGACACTTCGTCGTCCCCCAGAAAGCTCCGGAAGACGTCATCGGCCTTTAGCCGCAGGATCGAAGTGCCTATCTCGCATTTGGAAGACGACGCAACCGCCACCAGCCGCAGCATTTCACCCGGAACGCCTCCCATCGTCAGCTACCGGACATCCAAGCGAAAGGGTACACCCCACCGAGCTCCCTTCTGA
- the LOC135592961 gene encoding protein RGF1 INDUCIBLE TRANSCRIPTION FACTOR 1-like isoform X1 produces the protein MVGPMVQSGDEDAGGPSWLKPLLRTVFFVPCKIHVDSSKSECNMYCLDCMEESLCSYCLSLHKDHRVVQIRRSSYHNVIRVSEVAKFIDISCVQTYVINSAKIVFLNGRPQPRPGKGVTNTCEICCRSLLDSFRFCSLGCKLGGMETDPALTFNLRPKPGRDSLYGLESDTSSSPRKLRKTSSAFSRRIEVPISHLEDDATATSRSISPGTPPIVSYRTSKRKGTPHRAPF, from the exons ATG GTGGGTCCGATGGTCCAGTCGGGGGACGAGGATGCTGGTGGCCCGTCATGGCTGAAGCCGCTCCTGAGAACGGTCTTCTTCGTTCCCTGTAAGATCCATGTAGACTCCAGCAAGAGCGAGTGCAACATGTACTGTTTGGATTGCATGGAAGAATCACTCTGCTCCTATTGCCTGTCCCTTCACAAGGATCACCGTGTCGTTCAG ATTAGGAGATCATCGTATCACAACGTGATCAGGGTGTCGGAGGTTGCCAAGTTTATAGACATCTCCTGCGTTCAAACCTACGTTATAAACAGCGCCAAGATCGTCTTCCTCAACGGGAGGCCGCAGCCGAGGCCCGGAAAAGGCGTGACCAACACATGTGAGATTTGCTGCCGAAGCCTCCTGGATTCCTTCCGGTTCTGCTCCCTGGGATGCAAG CTCGGAGGCATGGAGACGGACCCGGCGCTCACCTTCAATCTCCGCCCGAAACCAGGCCGTGATTCGCTCTATGGTTTGGAGTCGGACACTTCGTCGTCCCCCAGAAAGCTCCGGAAGACGTCATCGGCCTTTAGCCGCAGGATCGAAGTGCCTATCTCGCATTTGGAAGACGACGCAACCGCCACCAGCCGCAGCATTTCACCCGGAACGCCTCCCATCGTCAGCTACCGGACATCCAAGCGAAAGGGTACACCCCACCGAGCTCCCTTCTGA